The genomic window ATGGAGTAAATGAGCAGACACTTAGTAAGGTTAAGGATTTCCTTGTTGCACAGGGAGCGGTGGTGCATATTATAGCGCCAAGGTTGGGTGAAATTATTTCGGCAGGTGGTAAGGATATCGCAGTGGATGAAAGTCTTCTAACAGCAGCATCCGTCCTTTACGATGCAGTATATGTGCCCGGTGGTGCTAATTCAGTTAATGCACTTAGTGGAGAAGCCAATGCCATCCATTTCTTAAATGAGGCTTTTAAACATTGTAAGGCAATTGCAGCCGACAAACAGGCGCTCCAGGTATTAGAATCTACTTATTTCGCTAAAAAGCTACCGGCAGAAGATGCTAACGGTACTGCATTACGCGAAGGAATTCTGATTACCGAGGATATTACTGCCCTTACAAAGACTTTTGCAGAAATGATTGCCCTGCACCGCTTTTGGGACTGTGAAATTCAAAGAAAAATACCAGCATAGTTTAAGGTATAAACCAAGGTGAAGGCTATTTGGCCTTCACCAAATTTATTAGCTATGGAAAATAAAAATAACTTAGAGACCGTACCTGTTCAATATACAGGTAGCGAAATGGATGTGATAGAACGCAGAGACTGTAGCACCTCTGCAGAAGCGGTAGCCGTTTTTGAACGGGCCTGTACCAGATTATTGTCTGTTAACGAATGGGGGCGTTATGCTGGTATATCAGCTTTCCAATTAATCGATCCTCAAGGCATCCGTGCAGAAAGACAGGCGCAGTTAAATGATTATATCAGGATTGATATTCCCGGTCCTGGAACCCAGGCTGGAATGGGCTATGACTGGGTTCAAATCGAGGAAATCACCACTGAAAGCGATGGTGAAAAGCAAACATTATCTATGAGGGTAAGGCCCTGTGCACATCCTTTGTCACAAAAAAAGGAAACTGCCCACTTTTTAAAAAATGAGGCCACATCAAGCTTTATCATTACACGGACAGGACTACATGTTAGTGCGGAAGAACATGCCAGAAATGAAGTTCCAAATACAGATAATGGCAGCCTTTATGATAAGGGAAGGAATTTTATGGTGGGTATGGCGGCCAAACTTGGGTTTTCATATCCGCAGTGGAAAGGGCTGGTTAAGGCGCTTTTGCAAGATTAACATTTTTGCTGTATAATTCAAGCAGTTCTGCTCCGGCTTCGTTCCCCTGTAAAATGGCCAGGTCTAATGCGTGTTGTCCCCTTATATCGCGAAGCCCGGTTTCAGCGCCATGATCTAAAAGTAGTTTTAATACCTCATTGCGGCCAAACATTGCAGCAAACATCAATGCGGTTCCACCGTTTCCGTGCTGAAGATTAATGTCTGCCCCACTTTCGATCAATAGTTTTGCAATATCGGTATAGCCTTTAAATGCCGCACCCATTAAAGCGGTGTTGCCTCCCTGATCTCCAAGATTTAAGTCTGCTCCTGAGGCAATCAGGTATGCTGCCGCTTCCAGCTGGTCGTTGTAGCAGGCAATAATCAAAGCGGTATAACCTTTAGCGTCCTGAAAATTTATATCCACTCCTCTGCGCATTAGTTCTTTTAAAACTTCTGTATCGCCTTTTCTTGCGGCAGGTATAATGAGTTGTTCTATGTTTTCCATTTTTATATAACATTCCCATTGTTAAAAAGTTTAAGGGAAAACGCTGTTCATTTCTAGA from Flavobacterium sp. W4I14 includes these protein-coding regions:
- a CDS encoding hypothetical protein (product_source=Hypo-rule applied), whose product is MKAIWPSPNLLAMENKNNLETVPVQYTGSEMDVIERRDCSTSAEAVAVFERACTRLLSVNEWGRYAGISAFQLIDPQGIRAERQAQLNDYIRIDIPGPGTQAGMGYDWVQIEEITTESDGEKQTLSMRVRPCAHPLSQKKETAHFLKNEATSSFIITRTGLHVSAEEHARNEVPNTDNGSLYDKGRNFMVGMAAKLGFSYPQWKGLVKALLQD
- a CDS encoding ankyrin repeat protein (product_source=COG0666; cath_funfam=1.25.40.20; cog=COG0666; ko=KO:K06867; pfam=PF12796,PF13637; smart=SM00248; superfamily=48403) — translated: MENIEQLIIPAARKGDTEVLKELMRRGVDINFQDAKGYTALIIACYNDQLEAAAYLIASGADLNLGDQGGNTALMGAAFKGYTDIAKLLIESGADINLQHGNGGTALMFAAMFGRNEVLKLLLDHGAETGLRDIRGQHALDLAILQGNEAGAELLELYSKNVNLAKAP